One genomic window of Bos taurus isolate L1 Dominette 01449 registration number 42190680 breed Hereford chromosome Y, ARS-UCD2.0, whole genome shotgun sequence includes the following:
- the IL3RA gene encoding interleukin-3 receptor subunit alpha isoform X3, protein MALPWLAVLLTLICCSMTTDHAISDPDPPIKNLRIDPERKRLAWDQHGNVSEIGCYVNSKILKKAIEKPYCSLGDLSCEVKNYTVKVIKGQPFSAWIQYPKQGNPLAAADNLTCRVHDVDQLSCSWAVGEEAPANVQYHFYLKHPLKTWPCPKYMQNQQGVNVQCHFDSLSLQPERQTLFRFLVNGTSGGSKIPCRQMTHRLEEIEILAAPNITKKWCNESYSFMEWEVRSLFTEDIKYELEIQKGTDLAYKEETELKVLGLRNPGPYTVKIKAMDSLFFESRPAGQWSAPQHLDCGRKDASFPIWLVYLLAPLGALLLVGLVFLCRRWPLMQKLFPRVPHVKDPVGDSFQNERMMAWDPEQQSQEECPVVRVQVLGET, encoded by the exons ATGGCCCTCCCCTGGCTGGCCGTGCTCCTGACACTCATCTGCTGCTCGATGACCACGGACCACG CCATCTCTGATCCAGACCCACCGATTAAGAACTTAAGGATagatccagaaagaaaaagattggcCTGGGACCAGCACGGAAATGTTTCTGAAATTGGGTGTTACGTCAATtcgaaaattttaaaaaag GCAATAGAGAAGCCCTATTGCAGTCTTGGCGACTTGTCGTGCGAAGTGAAAAACTATACTGTGAAGGTGATAAAAGGTCAACCGTTCTCTGCTTGGATTCAGTATCCAAAGCAAG GCAACCCCCTGGCGGCCGCGGACAACCTGACCTGCCGGGTGCACGACGTGGATCAGCTCAGCTGCAGCTGGGCGGTGGGCGAGGAGGCCCCGGCGAACGTTCAATACCATTTCTATCTGAAGCACCCCTT GAAGACGTGGCCATGTCCCAAGTACATGCAGAACCAGCAGGGCGTCAACGTCCAGTGCCATTTTGACAGCCTCTCCCTTCAACCTGAACGCCAAACTCTGTTCCGTTTCCTGGTGAATGGTACCAGCGGTGGCTCCAAAATCCCCTGCCGCCAAATGACCCATAGATTGGAAGAAATTG AAATATTAGCTGCCCCGAACATCACAAAAAAGTGGTGTAACGAAAGCTACTCATTCATGGAATGGGAAGTAAGGAGTCTCTTTACTGAAGACATCAAGTATGAACTTGAGATACAGAAG GGCACGGACCTTGCCTACAAAGAGGAG ACAGAGCTCAAGGTTTTGGGGCTGAGGAATCCGGGACCCTACACAGTGAAGATCAAGGCCATGGACTCCCTGTTCTTCGAGAGCAGACCGGCAGGCCAGTGGAGCGCCCCGCAGCACCTCG ACTGCGGCCGCAAGGACGCGTCCTTCCCGATCTGGCTGGTATACCTGCTGGCCCCGCTCGGGGCGCTGCTCCTGGTGGGGCTCGTCTTCCTGTGTCGCAG GTGGCCGTTGATGCAGAAGCTCTTCCCGCGTGTCCCTCACGTGAAAGACCCCGTCGGCGACAGCTTTCAGAACGAGAGGATG ATGGCCTGGGACCCCGAGCAGCAGAGCCAGGAGGAGTGCCCGGTGGTCCGCGTGCAGGTGTTGGGGGAAACGTGA
- the IL3RA gene encoding interleukin-3 receptor subunit alpha isoform X2, whose protein sequence is MALPWLAVLLTLICCSMTTDHAISDPDPPIKNLRIDPERKRLAWDQHGNVSEIGCYVNSKILKKAIEKPYCSLGDLSCEVKNYTVKVIKGQPFSAWIQYPKQGNPLAAADNLTCRVHDVDQLSCSWAVGEEAPANVQYHFYLKHPFLSLQPERQTLFRFLVNGTSGGSKIPCRQMTHRLEEIEILAAPNITKKWCNESYSFMEWEVRSLFTEDIKYELEIQKGTDLAYKEETELKVLGLRNPGPYTVKIKAMDSLFFESRPAGQWSAPQHLDCGRKDASFPIWLVYLLAPLGALLLVGLVFLCRSSPRRSGPPPRRHQQPPHWPQGGLPSPADRQQADAAACCPFTADRALAVPSKRLRPQPHPCAALRPPLGLGAAPAS, encoded by the exons ATGGCCCTCCCCTGGCTGGCCGTGCTCCTGACACTCATCTGCTGCTCGATGACCACGGACCACG CCATCTCTGATCCAGACCCACCGATTAAGAACTTAAGGATagatccagaaagaaaaagattggcCTGGGACCAGCACGGAAATGTTTCTGAAATTGGGTGTTACGTCAATtcgaaaattttaaaaaag GCAATAGAGAAGCCCTATTGCAGTCTTGGCGACTTGTCGTGCGAAGTGAAAAACTATACTGTGAAGGTGATAAAAGGTCAACCGTTCTCTGCTTGGATTCAGTATCCAAAGCAAG GCAACCCCCTGGCGGCCGCGGACAACCTGACCTGCCGGGTGCACGACGTGGATCAGCTCAGCTGCAGCTGGGCGGTGGGCGAGGAGGCCCCGGCGAACGTTCAATACCATTTCTATCTGAAGCACCCCTT CCTCTCCCTTCAACCTGAACGCCAAACTCTGTTCCGTTTCCTGGTGAATGGTACCAGCGGTGGCTCCAAAATCCCCTGCCGCCAAATGACCCATAGATTGGAAGAAATTG AAATATTAGCTGCCCCGAACATCACAAAAAAGTGGTGTAACGAAAGCTACTCATTCATGGAATGGGAAGTAAGGAGTCTCTTTACTGAAGACATCAAGTATGAACTTGAGATACAGAAG GGCACGGACCTTGCCTACAAAGAGGAG ACAGAGCTCAAGGTTTTGGGGCTGAGGAATCCGGGACCCTACACAGTGAAGATCAAGGCCATGGACTCCCTGTTCTTCGAGAGCAGACCGGCAGGCCAGTGGAGCGCCCCGCAGCACCTCG ACTGCGGCCGCAAGGACGCGTCCTTCCCGATCTGGCTGGTATACCTGCTGGCCCCGCTCGGGGCGCTGCTCCTGGTGGGGCTCGTCTTCCTGTGTCGCAG CTCGCCGCGACGCTCTGGGCCCCCACCCCGCCGCCACCAGCAACCTCCGCACTGGCCTCAGGGAGGCCTCCCGAGCCCAGCAGACAGGCAGCAGGCGGACGCGGCGGCGTGCTGCCCGTTCACCGCTGACCGTGCCCTCGCGGTGCCTTCCAAACGCCTGCGCCCTCAGCCTCATCCGTGCGCCGCCCTCCGTCCACCCCTGGGGCTCGGTGCGGCTCCTGCCTCGTGA
- the IL3RA gene encoding interleukin-3 receptor subunit alpha isoform X1, translating to MALPWLAVLLTLICCSMTTDHAISDPDPPIKNLRIDPERKRLAWDQHGNVSEIGCYVNSKILKKAIEKPYCSLGDLSCEVKNYTVKVIKGQPFSAWIQYPKQGNPLAAADNLTCRVHDVDQLSCSWAVGEEAPANVQYHFYLKHPLKTWPCPKYMQNQQGVNVQCHFDSLSLQPERQTLFRFLVNGTSGGSKIPCRQMTHRLEEIEILAAPNITKKWCNESYSFMEWEVRSLFTEDIKYELEIQKGTDLAYKEETELKVLGLRNPGPYTVKIKAMDSLFFESRPAGQWSAPQHLDCGRKDASFPIWLVYLLAPLGALLLVGLVFLCRSSPRRSGPPPRRHQQPPHWPQGGLPSPADRQQADAAACCPFTADRALAVPSKRLRPQPHPCAALRPPLGLGAAPAS from the exons ATGGCCCTCCCCTGGCTGGCCGTGCTCCTGACACTCATCTGCTGCTCGATGACCACGGACCACG CCATCTCTGATCCAGACCCACCGATTAAGAACTTAAGGATagatccagaaagaaaaagattggcCTGGGACCAGCACGGAAATGTTTCTGAAATTGGGTGTTACGTCAATtcgaaaattttaaaaaag GCAATAGAGAAGCCCTATTGCAGTCTTGGCGACTTGTCGTGCGAAGTGAAAAACTATACTGTGAAGGTGATAAAAGGTCAACCGTTCTCTGCTTGGATTCAGTATCCAAAGCAAG GCAACCCCCTGGCGGCCGCGGACAACCTGACCTGCCGGGTGCACGACGTGGATCAGCTCAGCTGCAGCTGGGCGGTGGGCGAGGAGGCCCCGGCGAACGTTCAATACCATTTCTATCTGAAGCACCCCTT GAAGACGTGGCCATGTCCCAAGTACATGCAGAACCAGCAGGGCGTCAACGTCCAGTGCCATTTTGACAGCCTCTCCCTTCAACCTGAACGCCAAACTCTGTTCCGTTTCCTGGTGAATGGTACCAGCGGTGGCTCCAAAATCCCCTGCCGCCAAATGACCCATAGATTGGAAGAAATTG AAATATTAGCTGCCCCGAACATCACAAAAAAGTGGTGTAACGAAAGCTACTCATTCATGGAATGGGAAGTAAGGAGTCTCTTTACTGAAGACATCAAGTATGAACTTGAGATACAGAAG GGCACGGACCTTGCCTACAAAGAGGAG ACAGAGCTCAAGGTTTTGGGGCTGAGGAATCCGGGACCCTACACAGTGAAGATCAAGGCCATGGACTCCCTGTTCTTCGAGAGCAGACCGGCAGGCCAGTGGAGCGCCCCGCAGCACCTCG ACTGCGGCCGCAAGGACGCGTCCTTCCCGATCTGGCTGGTATACCTGCTGGCCCCGCTCGGGGCGCTGCTCCTGGTGGGGCTCGTCTTCCTGTGTCGCAG CTCGCCGCGACGCTCTGGGCCCCCACCCCGCCGCCACCAGCAACCTCCGCACTGGCCTCAGGGAGGCCTCCCGAGCCCAGCAGACAGGCAGCAGGCGGACGCGGCGGCGTGCTGCCCGTTCACCGCTGACCGTGCCCTCGCGGTGCCTTCCAAACGCCTGCGCCCTCAGCCTCATCCGTGCGCCGCCCTCCGTCCACCCCTGGGGCTCGGTGCGGCTCCTGCCTCGTGA
- the IL3RA gene encoding uncharacterized protein IL3RA isoform X4, which produces MYINACVGEEFVSDGTESACNAGDLGSVPGSGRSPGGGNGNPLQYPCLENPTDRGAWWATVHGVTELDMTKCTHTAIVCVYKSQTPNLSFPQVLFHPLTRYMQLPLFIIFMGFPGGSDGKESACQNRRPSFDPWVGKIPWQRTPVLLPGASHTYDICDFCSGTDLAYKEETELKVLGLRNPGPYTVKIKAMDSLFFESRPAGQWSAPQHLDCGRKDASFPIWLVYLLAPLGALLLVGLVFLCRSSPRRSGPPPRRHQQPPHWPQGGLPSPADRQQADAAACCPFTADRALAVPSKRLRPQPHPCAALRPPLGLGAAPAS; this is translated from the exons atgtacATTAACGCCTGTGTAGGGGAGGAGTTTGTCTCAGATGGTAccgaatcagcctgcaatgcaggagacctgggttcagtccctgggtcgggaagatcccctggaggaggaaatggcaacccactccagtatccttgcctggagaatcccacagacagaggagcctggtgggctacagtccatggggtcacagagttggacatgaccaaatgcacacacacagccatagtgtgtgtatataaatcccaaactcctaatttgtccttCCCCCAGGTACTTTTTCATCCATTGACACGTTATATGCAGTTAcctctatttattattttcatgggcttccctggtggctcagatggtaaagaatctgcctgccagaacaggagacccagcttcgatccctgggtcgggaagatcccctggcaacgcactccagtctTGTTGCCTGGAGCGTCTCATACGTATGACATCTGTGATTTCTGTTCA GGCACGGACCTTGCCTACAAAGAGGAG ACAGAGCTCAAGGTTTTGGGGCTGAGGAATCCGGGACCCTACACAGTGAAGATCAAGGCCATGGACTCCCTGTTCTTCGAGAGCAGACCGGCAGGCCAGTGGAGCGCCCCGCAGCACCTCG ACTGCGGCCGCAAGGACGCGTCCTTCCCGATCTGGCTGGTATACCTGCTGGCCCCGCTCGGGGCGCTGCTCCTGGTGGGGCTCGTCTTCCTGTGTCGCAG CTCGCCGCGACGCTCTGGGCCCCCACCCCGCCGCCACCAGCAACCTCCGCACTGGCCTCAGGGAGGCCTCCCGAGCCCAGCAGACAGGCAGCAGGCGGACGCGGCGGCGTGCTGCCCGTTCACCGCTGACCGTGCCCTCGCGGTGCCTTCCAAACGCCTGCGCCCTCAGCCTCATCCGTGCGCCGCCCTCCGTCCACCCCTGGGGCTCGGTGCGGCTCCTGCCTCGTGA